The following proteins come from a genomic window of Alkalinema sp. FACHB-956:
- a CDS encoding DUF4347 domain-containing protein: protein MLPDPGLLPGPLSPVPVPNPGLPNVIASRQEVAFIDGQIQEYQKLLPGIRRGVEVVILDPQTNGLNQITEVLAQKTELSAIHIISYGDTGKLYLGNSQLSVGNLAKNANTLAAWQQSLLPGADVLLYGSNIAAGDVGNQFIQDLSKQLGADIAASDDVTGKASLQGDWRLEVQTAPLATSLAVRNSVLQAYDYTLSAPPAMQAWKDWEPTPPIAPPPSLSEPLDPSAALPELVAAPPALEAPSPLPNSPANPSTDPPNLSSNLPDPVLALPSPPPQVTITQEPIPEVPTGELLQVPGGDLLTTV, encoded by the coding sequence GTGCTGCCGGATCCAGGACTCCTGCCGGGGCCACTTTCCCCAGTGCCGGTGCCCAATCCCGGTTTACCCAATGTGATTGCTTCGCGCCAAGAAGTCGCCTTCATTGATGGCCAAATCCAGGAGTATCAGAAGCTTTTGCCGGGAATTCGCCGAGGGGTGGAGGTCGTTATTCTAGATCCCCAAACCAATGGCCTGAACCAAATTACGGAAGTTCTGGCCCAAAAAACGGAATTATCTGCTATCCACATCATTAGCTATGGCGATACTGGCAAGCTTTATTTAGGGAATAGTCAACTCTCTGTAGGCAACCTCGCCAAAAATGCAAATACCCTGGCAGCCTGGCAGCAATCCCTATTACCGGGAGCCGACGTGCTGTTGTATGGCTCTAATATCGCTGCGGGAGATGTCGGTAATCAGTTTATTCAGGATCTCAGCAAACAATTAGGGGCAGATATTGCGGCTTCCGATGACGTAACGGGTAAAGCCTCTCTCCAGGGAGATTGGAGATTAGAGGTGCAGACGGCTCCCTTGGCCACTAGTCTGGCGGTGCGCAATTCCGTCCTCCAAGCCTATGACTATACGTTGAGCGCCCCGCCTGCCATGCAAGCCTGGAAAGACTGGGAACCCACTCCACCGATCGCCCCGCCACCCTCCCTATCAGAACCTTTAGATCCTTCCGCCGCACTGCCGGAGCTCGTTGCTGCGCCCCCCGCCTTGGAGGCTCCATCTCCGTTGCCTAATTCCCCCGCCAATCCCTCGACAGATCCGCCTAACCTATCCAGTAACCTACCTGATCCCGTCTTGGCTCTCCCCAGTCCACCGCCCCAAGTAACCATCACGCAGGAGCCGATTCCGGAAGTTCCTACCGGAGAATTACTACAAGTTCCTGGCGGAGATCTACTAACCACGGTGTAA
- a CDS encoding resolvase, with the protein MPPSPVPQAELMDIDAVQQALGRSRASVYRYTNTDPALLNPPYDAKRLNPELRSHASEPLLFHPNEVARFAKDILRVKQVTIEVQNRPPDATQELLQAILAELQAIHHCLKQSSLK; encoded by the coding sequence ATGCCTCCATCGCCCGTTCCCCAGGCTGAGCTGATGGATATCGATGCTGTCCAGCAAGCCCTTGGACGATCGCGTGCCTCCGTTTATCGCTATACCAATACGGATCCTGCCTTACTCAATCCCCCCTATGACGCCAAGCGACTGAATCCAGAACTGCGCTCCCACGCCAGCGAACCTTTGTTATTCCACCCGAATGAAGTGGCTCGCTTTGCCAAGGATATTCTTCGGGTCAAACAGGTGACGATCGAGGTGCAAAATCGGCCTCCCGACGCAACCCAGGAGCTCTTGCAAGCGATTTTGGCTGAATTGCAAGCGATCCACCATTGTTTAAAGCAATCAAGTTTAAAGTAG
- the gshA gene encoding glutamate--cysteine ligase translates to MLSKGFEIEVYTGRPNGEVVGLSDKIVADLDGFVREPDNRNVEYTTAPSYRYERSLCDLLQPRSRLRQYLTTLGDYTLIPGSTLALGGTEAFHRSDPNNPYHTYIEQTYGTKVVTASVHINIGIEDPEMLMRACRLVRLEAPLYLALSAASPFLNGEVTGFHSSRWAVFPKTPTQVPLFESHGHFIQWTEEQLRLGTMQNVRHLWSSVRPNGDRRPYNLNRLELRICDLVSDPIALLAITALLEARLLQLMHHPDLDPLLASDLPLATRATELVEMADANEQAAAQASLDAPLHHWQDGRSILAKDWIVQLYDEVWDTAKHHGFSCFLLPLKRILRQGNEAQQWLREKDQGRDTAQIVQKAILSMQARELELQSEICQPCVA, encoded by the coding sequence ATGTTGTCGAAAGGATTTGAAATTGAAGTCTATACAGGCCGTCCCAATGGGGAAGTGGTCGGGTTATCCGATAAAATCGTTGCCGATTTGGATGGTTTTGTGCGAGAGCCCGATAACCGCAACGTAGAGTACACGACTGCTCCTAGTTATCGGTATGAGCGATCGCTATGTGATTTGCTGCAACCCCGATCTCGTCTAAGGCAATATCTCACTACCCTGGGAGACTACACGCTGATTCCTGGGAGCACCTTAGCCCTGGGAGGCACGGAGGCATTTCATCGATCGGATCCTAATAACCCCTACCACACCTATATTGAGCAGACCTACGGAACCAAGGTGGTGACTGCAAGTGTCCACATTAATATTGGGATTGAAGATCCAGAAATGTTGATGCGGGCCTGTCGGTTGGTTCGCCTAGAAGCGCCGCTATATCTTGCTTTGAGTGCTGCATCCCCCTTCCTCAATGGGGAAGTGACAGGATTTCACTCAAGCCGCTGGGCAGTCTTTCCAAAAACGCCGACTCAGGTCCCCCTGTTTGAAAGCCATGGCCACTTTATTCAATGGACTGAAGAGCAACTGCGTCTTGGCACCATGCAGAATGTCCGCCATCTCTGGTCATCGGTAAGGCCCAATGGCGATCGCCGTCCCTACAATTTGAATCGCTTAGAACTGCGAATTTGTGATCTCGTCAGCGATCCGATCGCCCTATTAGCCATCACGGCCCTCCTAGAAGCGCGCTTACTACAGTTGATGCATCATCCGGATTTAGATCCATTGCTGGCTAGTGATCTTCCCCTCGCTACGCGCGCTACAGAGTTAGTTGAAATGGCAGATGCCAACGAACAAGCGGCGGCTCAAGCCAGTTTGGACGCTCCACTACACCATTGGCAAGACGGTCGATCGATCCTGGCGAAGGACTGGATTGTGCAACTCTATGATGAAGTCTGGGATACCGCAAAACATCATGGTTTTAGCTGTTTTCTGCTGCCCCTGAAACGAATTTTGCGCCAGGGCAACGAAGCCCAACAATGGCTCCGAGAGAAAGATCAGGGGAGGGACACTGCACAAATCGTGCAGAAAGCAATTCTGTCGATGCAAGCGCGCGAACTCGAACTGCAAAGCGAAATTTGCCAACCCTGTGTTGCATAG
- the trmL gene encoding tRNA (uridine(34)/cytosine(34)/5-carboxymethylaminomethyluridine(34)-2'-O)-methyltransferase TrmL → MPRIVLVHPEIPPNTGNIARTCAATKTELHLVGPLGFELSDRYLKRAGLDYWPYVNLQYHDSLADFQTYQQKLGGRLLAFSTHGTVNYADYCYQPEDWLMFGCETQGLPKEALEPCDDILRIPMAEPQVRSLNLSVSVAIGLFEARRQLGQLVG, encoded by the coding sequence ATGCCTCGGATTGTCCTTGTTCATCCAGAAATTCCACCGAATACTGGCAATATTGCTCGAACTTGTGCTGCTACTAAGACGGAGCTTCATCTAGTGGGGCCGCTTGGCTTTGAGCTGAGCGATCGCTACCTCAAACGGGCTGGATTGGATTATTGGCCCTATGTCAACCTCCAGTATCACGACTCCCTGGCTGACTTTCAGACCTACCAGCAGAAATTAGGCGGTCGTCTTTTAGCCTTTAGTACCCACGGAACAGTCAACTATGCGGACTACTGCTATCAGCCGGAAGATTGGTTGATGTTTGGTTGCGAAACCCAGGGATTGCCCAAGGAAGCCTTGGAACCCTGTGATGATATCCTGCGAATTCCCATGGCGGAACCCCAAGTGCGGAGCCTCAATCTATCGGTCAGTGTCGCGATCGGCTTGTTTGAAGCACGGCGTCAGTTGGGGCAACTAGTTGGTTAA
- a CDS encoding DUF1350 family protein, producing the protein MVWQEIAGNWVLLPPRPIAIVHFLGGAFVATAPQLTYRRLLECLARSGYGIVATPFINTFDHIGIAENVLWSFDRALHQLQKTGQVSDQLPIYGLGHSMGCKLHLLIGSVFEVQRSGNLLMAFNNFAARDSIPLMDQFSQVVQQFAPPLAPATMVDFTPSPDATNQLIAQQYAVPRNLLIKFSNDTLDQTRSLANILQTRFPDQLTLCKLKGNHLTPVAQDLQWETGTVFTPLDAIGQWVRQEVFRELQQLEQALIDWLELALALEGNSPLR; encoded by the coding sequence ATGGTCTGGCAAGAAATTGCAGGAAATTGGGTGTTGTTGCCGCCGCGCCCGATCGCGATCGTTCATTTTTTGGGGGGAGCCTTTGTCGCTACTGCCCCCCAGTTAACCTATCGTCGTCTTTTAGAATGTTTGGCGCGATCGGGCTATGGGATTGTGGCGACCCCATTTATTAACACGTTTGATCACATTGGCATTGCTGAAAATGTCCTGTGGAGTTTCGATCGGGCCTTGCACCAATTGCAAAAAACTGGACAAGTGTCGGATCAACTGCCGATCTATGGTTTAGGGCATAGCATGGGCTGCAAGTTACACCTCCTCATTGGCAGTGTGTTTGAAGTGCAGCGATCGGGCAATCTGTTGATGGCCTTTAACAACTTTGCAGCCCGGGATTCGATTCCTTTGATGGATCAGTTCTCCCAAGTCGTGCAACAGTTTGCCCCCCCCTTGGCCCCGGCCACGATGGTTGACTTTACGCCCTCTCCGGACGCAACCAATCAACTCATTGCTCAGCAATACGCCGTTCCTCGGAATTTATTGATCAAGTTCAGTAACGACACCCTCGATCAAACGCGATCGCTGGCCAATATCTTGCAAACCCGGTTCCCCGATCAACTCACCCTCTGTAAATTGAAAGGGAATCATCTAACCCCAGTTGCACAGGATTTACAGTGGGAAACGGGCACCGTCTTTACCCCATTGGACGCGATCGGGCAGTGGGTGCGTCAGGAGGTCTTTCGAGAATTGCAACAATTAGAGCAGGCTCTCATAGACTGGCTGGAATTGGCCCTAGCCCTAGAAGGTAATTCGCCTCTGCGTTAA
- a CDS encoding DUF3318 domain-containing protein produces MTSYAASTARAEMSELRRLKTLLPPELQSWVTIEVATAVNPPLITSEEIGRDEIEIQIDMPKWDQLAIDQRNLLFWHEVGRVQADTVPRDGWEMAALAIGLGGAVGELWVQDGLLLLLAMGLSGFAGWRLYNKNNGEKVLKEAIEADERAIALATRFGYTLPNAYKSLGSALKTLIEQTPKKKLRQRYEGRLAALKKSAAKAKERMQQRSPAAEFDY; encoded by the coding sequence ATGACATCCTATGCTGCCTCGACTGCCCGAGCTGAGATGAGTGAACTCCGGCGTTTGAAGACCTTGCTGCCGCCGGAACTCCAAAGTTGGGTCACGATCGAGGTGGCAACGGCAGTCAATCCTCCCCTCATTACGTCTGAAGAAATCGGACGGGACGAAATTGAAATTCAGATCGATATGCCCAAGTGGGATCAGCTGGCGATCGATCAACGGAATTTACTGTTCTGGCATGAAGTCGGTCGGGTGCAAGCAGACACCGTACCCCGTGACGGCTGGGAAATGGCAGCCCTGGCGATCGGCCTAGGGGGTGCAGTCGGTGAACTGTGGGTTCAAGATGGTCTCCTGCTGCTGTTGGCGATGGGGCTGTCTGGGTTTGCTGGTTGGCGGCTCTACAACAAAAACAACGGTGAAAAGGTGTTGAAAGAAGCGATCGAGGCTGATGAGCGGGCGATTGCCCTAGCAACTCGGTTTGGCTATACCCTGCCCAATGCCTACAAAAGTCTAGGGAGTGCGCTCAAAACCTTGATTGAACAGACTCCTAAGAAAAAACTTCGCCAGCGCTATGAAGGTCGCTTAGCGGCTTTGAAAAAGAGTGCGGCTAAAGCCAAAGAAAGAATGCAACAACGGAGTCCTGCTGCCGAATTTGATTATTAA